In one Candidatus Dechloromonas phosphoritropha genomic region, the following are encoded:
- a CDS encoding DUF3302 domain-containing protein codes for MKQGGHQDPYLTFATLFLAGIAVVACWVWLAGLPGRIAIARKHPDAEAVNLLGWAGLLPTIYPWVQAFIWAFKPADIVDIRRFPREEARAIYQEIDRLEGGADAKNPRLGGDPGKAAPTAATSS; via the coding sequence ATCAAGCAAGGAGGTCATCAAGACCCGTACCTGACGTTCGCCACGCTGTTCCTGGCCGGCATTGCCGTTGTCGCCTGCTGGGTCTGGCTCGCTGGCTTGCCTGGCAGAATTGCCATTGCCCGTAAGCATCCTGACGCCGAAGCAGTGAATCTGCTGGGTTGGGCAGGACTCCTGCCGACGATTTACCCATGGGTTCAAGCGTTCATCTGGGCCTTCAAACCAGCCGATATTGTCGACATCCGGCGTTTCCCGCGCGAGGAAGCACGGGCCATCTATCAGGAAATTGACCGCTTGGAAGGTGGCGCTGATGCCAAAAACCCCCGCCTGGGAGGCGACCCGGGCAAGGCAGCGCCGACCGCCGCCACGAGTTCCTGA
- a CDS encoding transposase: MATISGLCRVGATRHERTDERAGYRNGYRPRTLYTRVGPVTLLVPQTRDGSFSTDTRHRAEVAAAVKLVLQAPDLVEAKRRLAEFTERFAKSAPKAVACLEAGFEDAMAVMVLPEKYRKRLRTTNMQERLNEEIRRRERVIRIFPNDESALRLIGALLAEQNEAWQERKYLDMDEFKEWAASRAAASEGNNVVALAS, translated from the coding sequence GTGGCCACGATTTCCGGCTTGTGCAGGGTGGGGGCGACGCGGCACGAGCGCACGGACGAACGGGCCGGCTATCGCAACGGCTACCGGCCACGCACCCTTTACACGCGGGTTGGGCCGGTGACGCTGCTGGTGCCGCAGACGCGGGACGGCAGCTTTTCGACGGACACCCGCCACCGCGCCGAGGTGGCAGCTGCCGTCAAGCTCGTGCTGCAGGCGCCCGATTTGGTCGAGGCCAAGCGCCGCCTGGCGGAATTCACCGAGCGCTTCGCCAAGAGCGCCCCCAAAGCGGTGGCCTGCCTCGAAGCAGGATTCGAGGATGCCATGGCGGTAATGGTCTTGCCCGAGAAGTATCGCAAGCGGCTACGCACAACGAACATGCAGGAGCGGCTCAACGAGGAAATTCGCCGGCGGGAGCGCGTGATCCGCATCTTCCCCAACGACGAGTCAGCCTTGCGCCTGATCGGCGCTCTGCTGGCCGAACAGAACGAGGCTTGGCAGGAACGGAAGTACCTCGACATGGATGAATTCAAGGAGTGGGCGGCTTCCCGCGCCGCAGCTAGCGAGGGCAACAACGTTGTTGCCCTCGCTAGCTGA
- a CDS encoding winged helix-turn-helix domain-containing protein, which yields MGRPFKGEGSVAEALKIVKEAKSVEQLRQAQAVVLPLCYGLNLEQTAAVIGVSLSWASRLRNAFLAGHRVGGESEPARGGRHRENFTRAQEAELLKPFFDQAAKGGILVVSQIKPALEKALGRPMALSSAYNVLHRNGWRKLAPDKRHPQSDPTAQEAWKKNSPTPLPNSGEISLKEPRSI from the coding sequence ATGGGAAGGCCGTTCAAGGGAGAGGGGTCGGTAGCGGAGGCGCTGAAGATTGTCAAAGAAGCCAAGAGTGTGGAACAACTGCGCCAGGCCCAAGCGGTTGTTCTGCCGTTGTGCTACGGTTTGAATCTTGAGCAGACCGCCGCGGTGATCGGCGTTTCGCTCAGTTGGGCCTCACGATTACGCAACGCGTTTCTGGCTGGACATCGGGTAGGCGGTGAATCGGAACCTGCACGAGGCGGACGCCACCGGGAGAATTTCACCCGAGCGCAAGAAGCCGAACTGTTGAAACCCTTTTTCGACCAAGCGGCCAAGGGCGGTATATTGGTCGTCAGTCAGATCAAGCCGGCCCTGGAGAAAGCGCTGGGACGCCCGATGGCGCTGTCCTCCGCCTACAACGTGCTGCATCGCAACGGTTGGCGCAAGCTGGCGCCAGACAAGCGACATCCGCAAAGTGATCCGACCGCGCAGGAGGCGTGGAAAAAAAACTCCCCGACACCCTTGCCGAACTCCGGAGAGATTTCGCTCAAGGAACCCCGATCCATCTGA
- a CDS encoding heavy-metal-associated domain-containing protein, translated as MDTLTIKISGMEGEDCVRTVANAIQDLPHIGHIEVSLEKAEAIVEYGRLIDPGDIVQAIEDAGYPASF; from the coding sequence ATGGACACACTCACCATCAAGATCAGCGGTATGGAGGGCGAGGATTGCGTGCGTACCGTCGCCAACGCGATTCAGGACTTGCCTCACATTGGTCATATCGAGGTTTCGTTGGAGAAAGCCGAAGCCATCGTCGAATATGGGCGGCTGATCGATCCAGGTGACATCGTGCAAGCGATCGAGGATGCGGGTTACCCGGCGTCCTTCTGA